In the genome of Chiroxiphia lanceolata isolate bChiLan1 chromosome 17, bChiLan1.pri, whole genome shotgun sequence, one region contains:
- the PKIG gene encoding cAMP-dependent protein kinase inhibitor gamma → MEVESSTYTDFISCDRAGRRNAVHDIQRDATTISMRKLTEELGDLAVQGAESQRDASSSDNDPGARPKGQESSPSP, encoded by the exons ATGGAGGTAGAGTCCAGCACCTACACCGACTTCATCTCCTGCGACCGGGCGGGCCGGAGGAACGCTGTCCACGACATCCAGCGAGATGCCACCACCATCAGCATGCGCAAGCTGACCGAGGAGCTCGGCGACCTCGCCGTGCAGGGAGCAG AAAGCCAAAGAGATGCCTCCTCTTCTGACAACGACCCTGGAGCAAGACCAAAGGGGCAAGAAAGCAGCCCCTCCCCATGA